Proteins from a genomic interval of Paenibacillus sp. FSL H8-0048:
- a CDS encoding MerR family transcriptional regulator: MTLYRIGELAKAAGISERTIDYYTKLGLITPESRSMKNYRLYSHETLVILQRINQLKQEKYTLEEIKSLMGKWNAATPEAEVSGKLVQLELQMQQLEREVKALEPVISGLKPGQANRALAALIPQGVACMEAIRLLLTQGPPM; this comes from the coding sequence ATGACCCTTTACCGGATCGGAGAGCTGGCCAAGGCGGCCGGCATCAGTGAACGTACCATTGATTATTATACGAAGCTCGGACTGATTACACCCGAATCCAGGAGCATGAAGAACTACCGGCTCTACAGTCATGAAACCTTAGTCATTCTGCAACGTATTAATCAGCTTAAGCAAGAGAAATATACATTGGAAGAAATTAAATCCCTGATGGGCAAGTGGAATGCAGCCACACCTGAGGCTGAGGTCTCCGGGAAGCTGGTCCAGCTTGAGCTTCAGATGCAGCAGCTTGAACGGGAAGTGAAGGCCCTGGAGCCCGTGATAAGCGGTTTGAAGCCTGGCCAGGCCAACCGCGCACTGGCCGCACTGATTCCTCAGGGTGTCGCTTGTATGGAAGCGATCCGGCTTCTGCTGACGCAGGGCCCGCCAATGTAA
- a CDS encoding zinc metallopeptidase has translation MMPLMYVLLAVAFIFSVWAQFRVKGNFKKWAKVPNMNGLTGYEAARRMLDANGLYDVPIEPVQGTLTDHYDPINRVVRLSEPVYYESSIAAVSVACHEIGHAIQHKEHYPMLALRHRMFPVVNFASGVAPFMLLAGFIFSSFNLIGLGIIFFSAAVAFQLVTLPVEFNASSRARTIMLQQGFIRNDEERGVAKVLNAAALTYVAAALVSLIELIRLILMFLGNRD, from the coding sequence ATGATGCCACTAATGTATGTATTGTTAGCTGTCGCGTTTATCTTTTCTGTATGGGCCCAGTTCAGGGTCAAGGGCAATTTCAAGAAATGGGCCAAGGTGCCTAACATGAACGGCTTAACGGGTTACGAAGCTGCCCGGCGTATGCTGGATGCCAACGGACTCTACGATGTTCCCATTGAACCGGTTCAGGGAACCCTTACAGACCACTACGACCCGATTAACCGCGTTGTGCGGCTGTCGGAGCCTGTATATTATGAAAGCTCCATCGCAGCGGTCTCCGTCGCTTGCCACGAGATCGGTCATGCGATCCAGCACAAGGAGCATTATCCGATGCTGGCACTTCGCCACCGGATGTTCCCGGTCGTGAACTTTGCCTCCGGGGTGGCCCCCTTCATGCTGCTTGCAGGCTTCATCTTCAGCTCGTTCAATCTTATTGGACTCGGTATTATCTTCTTCTCTGCTGCAGTTGCCTTCCAGCTGGTCACACTGCCTGTCGAATTCAACGCCAGCAGCCGTGCGCGCACGATTATGTTACAGCAGGGCTTCATCCGCAACGACGAAGAGCGCGGCGTGGCCAAGGTCCTGAATGCCGCAGCGCTCACCTATGTTGCAGCAGCGCTAGTATCCCTGATCGAACTGATCCGCTTGATCCTGATGTTCCTCGGCAACCGCGATTAA
- a CDS encoding LysR family transcriptional regulator, with product MELRQLQYFLKVAQKEHVTRAAEELHVAQSAVSRQIHQLEQELGVDLFMQKGRNLQLTPVGQLFCKRVESVLNELDRSVAEVHEFLDPERGEIRIGFPHSLGTHLIPSIVAEFRRHYPHVKFRFKQGAYPSLIKDVISGEVDLAFISPFPENVGHVAGDIVMTEELFAILPQNHPLASEEVIRLEQLRDEKFVLFSQGYSLRPIVWQACLAAGFKPQIAFEGGETDTIRGLVAAGMGVSLLPEMALYQTNPMQPAQVRVVEPTITRTVGLIHRAEGKLPLVAQSFRNFLLTYFKDRHTDNTPVGS from the coding sequence GTGGAGCTTAGACAGCTGCAGTATTTTCTGAAGGTTGCCCAGAAGGAACATGTCACCAGAGCAGCGGAGGAGCTGCATGTCGCACAATCAGCGGTGAGCCGCCAGATTCATCAGCTGGAGCAGGAGCTGGGGGTGGATCTGTTCATGCAGAAGGGGAGAAACCTGCAGCTTACACCTGTCGGGCAGCTCTTTTGCAAAAGAGTGGAGTCGGTGCTGAATGAACTCGACCGTTCAGTGGCTGAGGTGCATGAATTCCTTGACCCGGAGCGCGGCGAGATTCGCATCGGCTTCCCGCACAGCCTCGGGACTCATCTGATTCCTTCGATTGTGGCGGAGTTCCGCCGTCATTATCCCCATGTGAAATTCCGCTTCAAGCAGGGGGCCTATCCTTCCTTAATCAAGGATGTTATCTCTGGAGAGGTGGATCTGGCATTCATCTCGCCGTTCCCCGAGAATGTGGGGCATGTGGCCGGAGATATCGTGATGACCGAGGAGCTGTTCGCCATTCTGCCGCAGAATCATCCGCTTGCCAGCGAAGAAGTGATCCGGCTGGAGCAGCTGCGGGACGAGAAGTTCGTATTGTTCAGCCAAGGCTACTCGCTGCGGCCGATTGTGTGGCAGGCCTGCCTGGCGGCAGGGTTCAAGCCGCAGATTGCTTTTGAGGGCGGGGAGACCGATACGATTCGCGGTCTGGTAGCCGCCGGAATGGGGGTAAGCCTGCTGCCGGAGATGGCGCTCTACCAGACCAACCCGATGCAGCCTGCGCAGGTCCGGGTGGTGGAGCCTACGATTACCAGAACCGTCGGGCTGATTCACCGGGCAGAAGGTAAGCTGCCGCTGGTCGCCCAGTCCTTCCGTAACTTCCTGCTTACCTATTTCAAAGACAGACACACAGACAATACCCCGGTCGGCTCATAG
- a CDS encoding rhomboid family intramembrane serine protease, which produces MIFIRYEKWRSYLRYYPVTCALILANVVMFIVLSLNGGSTNLNTLVKYGATVNVGPEKDELWRYASAMFLHNGFAHLFFNSFSLLVFAPPLERLMGWWRYALLYLGGGFVANLLGVVSLGPVEIGIVSVGASGAIYAVYGAFLYIALFQRAMMDEGSRKTLYGLLVMGIITSFATPYINYMAHIGGLIAGFFIYGLIIRVFKRNRR; this is translated from the coding sequence ATGATTTTTATAAGATATGAGAAGTGGAGAAGTTATCTCCGGTATTATCCTGTAACCTGTGCGCTGATTCTGGCCAACGTGGTTATGTTCATCGTGCTGTCTCTGAATGGCGGCTCTACCAACCTGAACACGCTTGTGAAGTATGGGGCTACAGTGAATGTGGGTCCTGAGAAGGATGAGCTGTGGCGCTACGCGTCGGCGATGTTCCTGCATAACGGCTTTGCCCATTTGTTCTTCAACAGCTTCTCGCTGCTTGTGTTTGCCCCGCCGCTGGAGCGGCTGATGGGCTGGTGGCGGTATGCGCTGCTGTATCTGGGCGGAGGTTTCGTTGCTAATCTGCTTGGAGTGGTCAGCCTCGGGCCTGTGGAGATTGGGATTGTCTCTGTAGGGGCCTCGGGGGCGATCTACGCTGTCTATGGCGCATTCCTCTATATTGCGTTGTTCCAGAGGGCAATGATGGATGAGGGCTCGCGCAAGACACTCTATGGACTTCTGGTGATGGGGATTATCACATCCTTTGCCACTCCATATATCAACTATATGGCTCATATCGGCGGCCTGATCGCCGGATTCTTCATTTATGGGCTAATCATCCGTGTATTCAAACGAAACCGGCGATAA
- the tpx gene encoding thiol peroxidase — protein MTQERTGVATFKGNPITLVGPQLKAGDPAPQFTVSKNLLEDVTLTDYAGKIKLISVVPSLDTGVCDAQTRRFNSEAAGLGDDVVILTISTDLPFAQARWCGAAGIDSVITLSDHKETSFGQAYGVLIKEFRLDMRSIFVVDKNDTLAYVEYLGEMAEHPDYEAAISAVKALL, from the coding sequence ATGACGCAAGAAAGAACAGGCGTAGCCACATTCAAGGGCAACCCCATCACTCTGGTAGGCCCGCAGCTGAAAGCCGGAGACCCCGCGCCGCAATTCACGGTTAGCAAGAATCTCCTGGAAGATGTTACTCTTACAGATTACGCTGGCAAAATCAAGCTGATCAGCGTTGTACCTTCCCTGGATACCGGTGTGTGCGATGCGCAGACCCGCCGCTTCAACAGCGAGGCTGCCGGTCTTGGCGATGATGTTGTCATTCTCACCATCAGTACAGACCTTCCCTTTGCCCAGGCCCGCTGGTGCGGCGCCGCAGGCATTGACAGTGTAATCACCCTGTCCGACCATAAGGAGACTTCCTTCGGACAAGCCTACGGCGTCCTTATCAAGGAATTCCGTCTCGACATGCGCTCTATCTTTGTTGTAGATAAGAACGATACTTTGGCTTATGTCGAGTATCTCGGTGAAATGGCTGAGCACCCGGACTACGAAGCGGCCATTTCCGCAGTTAAGGCTCTGCTGTAA
- a CDS encoding DUF1499 domain-containing protein: MSLKRTLVGLFRSHDGTSDRAKDPALKTRYYNLSRDKAWDEVSATLKKIPGYKVLHEVQSVGEITLEKRTALGRSLDITVSVLSTTPVRCAVDIYSASRGSLGDLGANYRVIQRLYQSLDKKLGKYKVD; the protein is encoded by the coding sequence TTGTCGTTGAAAAGAACCTTGGTCGGTTTATTTCGCAGTCATGACGGAACAAGCGACCGTGCCAAAGATCCGGCATTGAAAACGCGTTATTACAATCTTTCAAGAGACAAGGCGTGGGACGAAGTCTCCGCAACACTGAAGAAAATTCCTGGATACAAGGTCTTGCATGAAGTGCAGTCTGTAGGGGAGATCACGCTGGAGAAAAGAACGGCGTTAGGCCGCTCGCTGGATATCACCGTATCTGTGCTAAGCACCACGCCCGTACGCTGTGCCGTAGATATATATTCAGCATCCAGAGGGTCGCTCGGCGATCTGGGTGCCAATTACCGTGTCATTCAGCGTTTGTACCAGTCTCTGGATAAGAAGCTGGGCAAATATAAGGTGGATTAA
- a CDS encoding YesL family protein, with protein sequence MEFKGAMGGIYRITEWISRIAFSNILWALCSIPFLFAGILKILMLGSEAGGPNEQIMLNWVLGVFAPFTVFPATSALFTVVRKWVMGNTDVSTFRTFFQGYKENYLKSMLGGLIYTLLFVVMYVDVTVYMTQMPNFKIVGILMLVLMIILFVSMFNFFSIVVHYQMTFKEVVTNSILLTIARPIRVFSTLIGSGVLLYIGLRYPVLYVICIPTLVAMLAFFNFFATYNKLQLQVEKKKLAEEQAALEAAENEGLASDDDDDEDDEDDRDKDTGKDFKRT encoded by the coding sequence TTGGAGTTTAAAGGAGCAATGGGCGGTATATACCGCATCACGGAATGGATCTCACGCATCGCCTTCAGCAATATATTATGGGCATTGTGTTCGATACCGTTCCTGTTCGCAGGAATTCTGAAGATCCTCATGCTGGGTTCAGAGGCAGGCGGACCGAATGAGCAGATTATGCTGAACTGGGTACTTGGAGTATTCGCGCCATTCACTGTATTTCCGGCGACGTCGGCGTTATTTACAGTGGTGCGCAAATGGGTAATGGGCAATACCGATGTAAGTACATTCCGCACTTTTTTTCAGGGGTACAAAGAGAATTATCTGAAAAGCATGCTGGGAGGGCTTATCTACACCCTGCTGTTTGTCGTGATGTACGTTGATGTGACCGTATACATGACACAAATGCCGAATTTCAAGATCGTCGGTATCCTGATGCTGGTGCTGATGATTATTTTGTTCGTATCGATGTTTAACTTCTTCTCTATCGTAGTTCACTACCAGATGACGTTCAAGGAAGTGGTAACCAATTCGATTCTGCTCACGATCGCCCGGCCGATCCGTGTGTTCTCGACGTTGATTGGTTCAGGCGTTCTTCTCTATATAGGTCTGCGGTATCCGGTTCTCTACGTGATTTGTATTCCTACGCTGGTTGCTATGCTTGCCTTCTTTAATTTCTTCGCTACATACAATAAGCTGCAATTACAGGTGGAGAAAAAGAAGCTGGCTGAAGAACAGGCCGCACTGGAAGCGGCTGAGAACGAAGGTCTTGCGTCGGATGACGACGATGACGAGGATGACGAAGACGACAGAGACAAGGACACCGGTAAGGATTTCAAGCGGACTTAA
- a CDS encoding DEAD/DEAH box helicase: MKTFAEFGLEPKVLQAITELGFEEATPIQEQAIPLALTGSDLIGQAQTGTGKTAAFGIPLISKIAREEEKILALVMTPTRELAIQVAEEIGKLTRFKGLRSLAIYGGQDIGRQIRGLKRKPQIIIGTPGRLLDHINRKTIRLDDVQTIVLDEADEMLDMGFMEDIQTILKLVPEERQTMLFSATMPPNIQRLAQQFLKNPQHVSVIPKQISAPLIDQAYIEVPERQKFEALSRLIDMESPDLAIVFGRTKRRVDELAEGLQKRGYSADGLHGDLSQNQRDAVMRKFRDGSIDVLVATDVAARGLDVSGVTHVINFDLPQDPESYVHRIGRTGRAGKEGTAWSFVTPREIDHLHLIERVTRHRITRKPLPTMAEAIEGKQRITAERLLAMVETGELNEYKGIAIQLLEQYDSVQLLSAAMKLLTGDNKDAQIELTPEDPIRAKRRGGKNDIRSGRKPNGGYGGNRSGSGSGSGGGYRGNRDNASGGGYRGNRDNSSSGGSTRGGYSSGYGGNSGSGSSYGGGYKGNRDGASRNTDGRPSSRPSSTSTRPAKQDYDA; encoded by the coding sequence TTGAAAACATTCGCAGAATTCGGCTTGGAGCCAAAAGTACTTCAAGCAATCACAGAGCTAGGATTTGAGGAAGCAACACCCATCCAGGAGCAGGCAATCCCGCTTGCACTGACCGGATCGGATCTGATCGGCCAGGCACAGACGGGTACAGGTAAGACCGCAGCCTTCGGAATTCCCCTCATCTCCAAGATCGCAAGAGAAGAAGAGAAGATCCTGGCACTGGTAATGACGCCGACGCGTGAGCTTGCCATCCAGGTTGCTGAAGAAATCGGTAAGCTGACCCGCTTCAAAGGACTTCGTTCACTGGCTATCTACGGCGGGCAGGATATCGGCCGTCAGATCCGCGGACTGAAGAGAAAACCACAGATTATTATTGGTACACCGGGACGCCTCCTGGACCATATCAACCGCAAGACCATCCGCCTGGATGATGTTCAGACGATCGTACTGGATGAAGCCGATGAAATGCTCGACATGGGCTTCATGGAGGATATCCAGACTATCCTCAAGCTCGTTCCTGAAGAACGTCAGACCATGCTCTTCTCGGCTACTATGCCTCCTAACATCCAACGCCTTGCCCAGCAGTTCCTGAAGAACCCGCAGCATGTATCCGTAATTCCTAAGCAGATTAGCGCACCGCTTATCGACCAGGCTTACATTGAAGTGCCTGAACGCCAGAAGTTCGAAGCGCTTAGCCGCTTGATTGACATGGAATCGCCTGATCTGGCGATTGTATTCGGCCGCACGAAGCGCCGGGTAGACGAGCTTGCTGAAGGCTTGCAGAAGCGCGGATATTCCGCTGACGGCCTGCATGGTGACTTGTCGCAGAACCAGCGTGACGCTGTAATGCGCAAATTCCGCGACGGCAGCATTGATGTACTGGTAGCTACAGACGTGGCTGCACGCGGCCTGGACGTATCCGGCGTAACGCATGTTATCAACTTTGACCTTCCGCAGGACCCTGAGAGCTATGTACACCGTATCGGCCGTACTGGCCGCGCCGGCAAAGAAGGAACGGCATGGTCCTTCGTAACTCCGCGTGAGATTGACCATTTGCACCTGATCGAACGTGTTACCCGTCACCGCATTACCCGCAAACCGCTTCCTACAATGGCTGAGGCTATTGAAGGCAAACAGCGCATTACTGCTGAACGTTTGCTGGCTATGGTTGAGACAGGTGAACTGAATGAATACAAAGGAATTGCCATTCAATTGCTGGAGCAATATGATTCTGTACAGCTGCTGTCCGCAGCGATGAAGCTTCTAACCGGCGATAATAAGGATGCGCAAATTGAATTGACTCCTGAAGATCCGATCCGTGCCAAGCGCCGCGGAGGCAAGAACGATATCCGCAGCGGGCGTAAGCCTAACGGCGGCTATGGCGGCAACCGTTCCGGTTCCGGTTCTGGTTCTGGTGGCGGCTATCGTGGTAACCGTGACAATGCAAGCGGCGGCGGCTATCGCGGAAATCGTGATAACTCCAGCAGCGGCGGAAGCACCCGTGGCGGCTACAGCAGCGGCTATGGCGGCAACAGCGGAAGCGGCAGCAGCTACGGCGGCGGCTACAAAGGCAACCGTGATGGAGCGAGCCGTAACACAGACGGAAGACCATCCTCGCGTCCGAGCAGCACAAGCACCCGCCCGGCCAAGCAGGATTATGACGCTTAA
- a CDS encoding YitT family protein, with the protein MVKLRLFGSFLAVLFGSAMIASGFNLFLIPHRLLSGGVSGLAMLAGYFTPFNISLLYLLFNIPLLAAGWFQLGRRFIILSIVSVGATTWLMTVVPVVQVSSDMLLASVFGGVLVGVGAGVSFRVGGSSGGFDILGSIITRYRDFPVGNVLVGLNGLVILAAAYFDDNWNLALASMVSIYVTGKVVDLIHISHIKVTVYIITNRTDELLQQLLGLQRGVTKFKTEGAYSHVERDMLMTVTTRYELAELKRIIKTSDPQAFVNIVETVGVMGSFRKR; encoded by the coding sequence TTGGTTAAACTAAGACTATTCGGGAGCTTTCTTGCCGTTCTCTTTGGGTCAGCGATGATCGCAAGCGGCTTTAATCTGTTCCTGATCCCCCACAGACTGCTCAGCGGAGGCGTATCCGGCCTTGCGATGCTGGCCGGTTATTTCACTCCTTTTAACATCAGCTTACTGTATTTACTCTTCAATATCCCGCTGCTTGCTGCCGGATGGTTCCAGCTGGGCCGGAGATTTATCATTCTGAGCATTGTCTCTGTAGGGGCAACAACCTGGTTGATGACAGTCGTGCCTGTCGTTCAGGTCTCTTCGGATATGCTGCTCGCCTCTGTGTTCGGAGGAGTGCTTGTAGGTGTCGGGGCTGGTGTATCCTTCCGCGTAGGAGGCTCCTCGGGCGGCTTCGATATTCTGGGCTCCATTATAACACGGTACCGGGACTTCCCGGTAGGCAATGTGCTGGTCGGTCTCAACGGCCTCGTCATTCTTGCTGCGGCCTATTTTGACGATAACTGGAATCTGGCACTTGCCTCCATGGTGTCTATATACGTCACCGGTAAGGTGGTCGACTTGATTCATATCAGCCACATCAAGGTTACCGTGTACATCATCACCAACCGGACTGACGAGCTGCTGCAGCAATTGCTGGGCCTTCAGCGCGGAGTTACAAAATTTAAGACGGAAGGTGCTTATTCTCATGTAGAACGGGACATGCTAATGACAGTGACCACACGGTATGAGCTTGCGGAGCTGAAACGCATTATCAAAACAAGCGACCCGCAGGCATTTGTAAATATTGTCGAGACTGTCGGTGTGATGGGCTCCTTCCGCAAACGTTAA
- a CDS encoding putative glycoside hydrolase, whose amino-acid sequence MNITWALLMMALGGVGVPNQGHEADVAAVLQGAMNPPIVAEHTTNPEAASPNGGGTASPAPSPSASPETARIADPQPDAPKVKGIYVTAYSAGGARMETLLALLDKTELNSMVIDIKDDAGYITYKTDNAELQQMGHPQPFIGDINKLMTRLKEHNVYPIARIVVFKDSVLAKKNKELSFVNKDGSVWANKGGDSFVNPYNENVWKYNVDIAKEAVKLGFKEIQFDYVRFPEGFEKRADTLKYTKSDRPRVEIIADFVKYAKAELAPLGVRISVDIFGYAASVPAAEGIGQDFVKISKNVDVISPMVYPSHYSTGWFDVKDPDKDPYATIKGSMVDTHKKLNPLGSYKPVIRPWIQDFTASWLGSGHYVKYGKKQVEDQIRALKDQNIDEFLLWNANNRYTADVKYDQ is encoded by the coding sequence ATGAATATCACCTGGGCTTTACTGATGATGGCGCTGGGAGGCGTGGGTGTCCCGAACCAGGGACATGAAGCCGATGTGGCAGCAGTACTGCAGGGCGCCATGAATCCCCCCATCGTCGCAGAACACACAACGAATCCGGAAGCAGCATCACCGAACGGAGGCGGCACTGCCTCTCCAGCACCTTCCCCAAGCGCATCGCCGGAGACAGCTCGTATTGCTGATCCGCAGCCGGATGCTCCCAAGGTTAAAGGGATATACGTGACTGCTTACAGCGCCGGAGGCGCACGCATGGAGACTCTGCTTGCCCTGCTGGACAAGACTGAGCTCAATTCCATGGTCATCGATATTAAGGATGATGCCGGATATATCACCTACAAGACAGACAATGCTGAGCTTCAGCAAATGGGGCATCCCCAGCCGTTCATAGGGGATATCAACAAGCTGATGACCCGCCTGAAGGAGCATAATGTCTACCCGATTGCGCGGATTGTAGTATTCAAGGATTCTGTGCTTGCCAAGAAGAACAAGGAATTATCTTTCGTTAACAAAGACGGCTCTGTCTGGGCCAACAAAGGCGGAGACAGCTTCGTCAATCCTTATAATGAAAATGTGTGGAAGTATAACGTAGATATTGCCAAGGAAGCCGTTAAGCTCGGGTTCAAGGAAATCCAGTTTGACTATGTACGCTTCCCTGAGGGCTTCGAGAAGCGTGCAGACACTCTGAAATACACGAAGAGCGACAGACCGCGTGTGGAAATTATCGCCGACTTCGTCAAATATGCCAAAGCTGAGCTAGCTCCGCTTGGAGTTCGGATTTCGGTAGATATCTTTGGCTATGCCGCCTCGGTACCTGCCGCAGAAGGCATCGGCCAGGATTTCGTGAAGATCTCCAAGAATGTCGATGTTATCAGCCCGATGGTCTATCCGAGTCATTATTCCACCGGCTGGTTCGATGTGAAGGACCCCGACAAAGACCCTTATGCTACCATTAAGGGTTCAATGGTCGATACGCACAAGAAGCTAAACCCGCTAGGCAGCTACAAACCGGTGATCCGCCCATGGATTCAGGATTTCACCGCCAGCTGGCTGGGCAGCGGGCATTATGTCAAATACGGCAAAAAGCAGGTTGAAGATCAGATCCGTGCCTTGAAGGATCAGAATATCGACGAATTCCTGCTCTGGAATGCCAACAACCGCTATACCGCCGATGTGAAGTACGACCAATAA
- a CDS encoding MATE family efflux transporter, with translation MKQTSSIKQKAGQFLHILLPILITQIALSAITFFDTNMSGKFGTNDLAGVAIGTSLWIPIQTGLSGILMGITPIVSHLLGSKRDKDVANQVMQGIWLSLIVSALVLILGSLALTPILNFMNLEPAVRDIAFRFLGAISFGVIPLFGYTVVRSCIDALGQTRVSMFITLIALPVNVGLNYLLIFGNFGFPRLGGVGAGVASAITYWVIFLIALIFVYRAEPFQSLQIFRKFHAVSLVSLKELLKIGVPIGFSIFFETAVFSAVTLLMSRFDTITIAAHQAAINFASTLYMIPLSICMSLTILVGFESGSGRLKDARQYGIMGIGTAAVLSLLTALVLLFAGNHVAGLYSDDHEVISLIQHFLIYAIFFQISDAIATPTQGVLRGYKDVNPAFVICFIAYWVIGLPVGYLLATYTSLGAYGYWIGLITGLGIGAILLLARLVRVQRRFAPEKA, from the coding sequence ATGAAACAGACTTCTTCCATTAAGCAAAAGGCCGGGCAATTCCTTCATATATTGCTTCCGATTCTGATTACTCAGATTGCATTGTCAGCCATTACCTTCTTCGACACCAATATGTCCGGCAAATTCGGCACGAATGATCTGGCCGGCGTAGCCATCGGCACAAGCCTGTGGATTCCGATCCAGACAGGCCTCAGCGGTATTCTTATGGGGATCACACCCATTGTATCTCATCTCCTTGGCAGCAAGCGGGACAAGGATGTGGCCAATCAGGTGATGCAGGGCATTTGGCTCTCCCTGATCGTATCGGCGCTCGTGCTGATTCTTGGCAGCCTCGCTCTCACACCGATCCTGAATTTCATGAATCTGGAGCCTGCCGTACGCGATATTGCCTTCCGCTTCCTCGGTGCCATCTCCTTCGGCGTTATCCCGCTGTTCGGCTATACCGTTGTCCGCAGCTGTATTGATGCCCTGGGCCAGACCCGCGTCTCCATGTTCATCACCCTGATTGCCCTGCCGGTCAATGTAGGACTTAACTATCTGCTGATCTTCGGCAACTTCGGCTTCCCCCGCCTTGGCGGCGTAGGCGCAGGCGTTGCCTCTGCGATCACGTATTGGGTCATCTTCCTGATTGCCCTAATCTTCGTCTACCGGGCCGAACCTTTCCAGAGCCTGCAGATTTTCCGTAAATTTCACGCGGTGTCTCTGGTAAGTCTCAAGGAGCTGCTGAAGATTGGTGTGCCTATCGGCTTTTCGATCTTTTTCGAGACGGCGGTGTTCTCGGCTGTAACCCTGCTGATGAGCCGCTTCGATACGATTACAATCGCTGCCCATCAGGCCGCCATTAACTTCGCCTCCACCCTCTACATGATTCCGCTGAGCATCTGCATGAGTCTGACGATTCTCGTCGGCTTCGAGAGCGGCTCCGGCCGGCTGAAGGACGCACGCCAGTATGGCATTATGGGCATTGGTACGGCGGCTGTCCTCTCCCTGCTCACAGCGCTGGTGCTGCTCTTCGCCGGGAATCATGTCGCCGGGCTGTATTCGGATGACCATGAGGTGATCTCGCTGATCCAGCATTTCCTGATCTACGCGATCTTCTTCCAGATCTCCGATGCTATCGCAACCCCGACCCAAGGTGTGCTGCGGGGATATAAGGATGTTAATCCTGCGTTCGTCATCTGCTTCATTGCCTATTGGGTGATCGGCCTGCCTGTCGGATACCTGCTCGCCACTTATACTTCGCTTGGGGCCTACGGCTACTGGATCGGACTCATCACCGGCCTTGGCATCGGCGCAATTCTGCTGCTGGCCCGTCTCGTCAGGGTGCAGCGCAGATTCGCTCCGGAGAAGGCTTGA
- a CDS encoding metal-sensitive transcriptional regulator codes for MEYDKAITNRLKRIEGQVRGVLGMLEEGKDCREIVTQLTAIRTAVDRSIGAVIGDNLEHCIQEELAKGNSPEQVIKEAVDLLVKSR; via the coding sequence GTGGAATATGATAAAGCTATTACCAACCGCTTGAAACGTATTGAAGGTCAGGTAAGAGGCGTGTTAGGGATGCTGGAGGAAGGCAAGGACTGCCGTGAGATTGTGACTCAGCTGACTGCGATCCGGACAGCGGTAGACCGCTCTATCGGTGCAGTAATCGGAGATAATCTGGAGCATTGTATCCAGGAAGAGCTGGCGAAGGGGAATTCCCCTGAGCAAGTGATTAAGGAAGCGGTGGATCTGCTGGTAAAAAGCCGGTGA